A portion of the Fusobacterium perfoetens ATCC 29250 genome contains these proteins:
- the feoB gene encoding ferrous iron transport protein B — translation MIKIAFAGNPNVGKSALINAIAGSNLKVGNWAGVTVEKKEASFTHNGEEITMVDLPGVYSLSPRSLEENITRDFITDEKPDVIINVIEAPNIERNLYLTLLLKELGKPMVMALNFYDEFEALNHSLNLSLLSEKLEMPVVKTSALKKTGLTELLNKAIEVAKKKEVPNFRITFDSFIDKQYQIIKAKINSDKTFDKVVEKYGINFVIIKLLEKDSNFLQKAKDNFGLDIENYLDENIKIIEDRYEDDIDTILAERRYGEIKGILADTLRTSLKSRLDFSEKIDKILLNRVLGLPIFFLIIGLLMTIVFNGSAPFIDWIDGFIGGFVGKYAGILVEGTPEWLQSLVVDGIIGGVGGVLTFVPLMFLLYFFLSILEESGYMSRVAFLMDKIMRGLGLNGKSFVPMVVGFGCTVPAIYATRTLEDENSRKLTAALTPFMSCGARLPVYGLFTAAFFGQKAGLIVMSLYMFGIVMAIIVGLFLKRFKEFKGENKALLIELAPYRIPSLKTIMKSAGRRTGGYLKKASSIILGILMLLWALTYFPNNGNAEKSYMASIGKVIAPVLKPTGFADRWEPVAAVIPSIAAKEVVVGFMAQVLELPESDEGEEEVTTFKEDLMEQVAGLGGAVVDSVKGILSFNISGLFTAPSGEEVEEEGQGVVEATRNLWTDDLAPLRAYSFMIFILTVVPCAVTLGAIKQEFGIKYLLKLTAMMLIIPYICSTLVFQIGRLFI, via the coding sequence ATGATTAAAATAGCATTTGCTGGGAATCCAAATGTTGGAAAAAGTGCATTAATAAATGCCATTGCCGGTTCTAATTTAAAAGTTGGAAACTGGGCAGGGGTTACTGTTGAAAAAAAAGAAGCGTCTTTCACTCATAATGGTGAAGAAATTACTATGGTTGACTTACCAGGGGTATATAGTCTTAGCCCTAGAAGTTTAGAGGAAAATATTACAAGAGATTTTATAACTGATGAAAAACCAGATGTTATTATAAATGTTATTGAAGCTCCAAATATTGAAAGAAACTTATATCTTACATTGCTTTTAAAAGAGTTAGGAAAACCTATGGTTATGGCTTTAAACTTTTATGATGAATTTGAAGCTTTAAATCATAGTCTTAATTTATCATTACTTTCTGAAAAGTTAGAAATGCCTGTTGTTAAAACTTCTGCTCTTAAAAAGACTGGACTTACTGAACTTCTTAACAAAGCCATTGAAGTAGCAAAGAAAAAAGAAGTTCCTAATTTTAGGATTACTTTTGATTCTTTTATTGATAAACAATATCAAATTATCAAGGCTAAAATCAATTCTGACAAAACTTTTGATAAAGTAGTGGAAAAATACGGAATAAATTTTGTTATTATCAAACTTTTAGAAAAAGATAGTAATTTCTTACAAAAAGCAAAAGATAATTTTGGGCTTGATATTGAAAATTATTTAGATGAAAATATAAAAATTATTGAAGATAGATATGAAGATGATATTGATACTATTTTAGCAGAAAGAAGATATGGCGAAATTAAAGGGATATTAGCTGATACTTTAAGAACTTCATTAAAATCAAGATTAGATTTTTCTGAAAAAATCGATAAAATTCTTTTAAACAGAGTTTTAGGTCTCCCTATTTTCTTCTTAATAATTGGACTTTTAATGACTATTGTATTCAATGGAAGTGCTCCTTTTATTGATTGGATAGATGGATTTATTGGTGGTTTCGTTGGAAAATATGCTGGTATTTTAGTAGAAGGAACTCCAGAATGGTTACAATCACTTGTTGTTGATGGAATAATTGGAGGAGTTGGAGGAGTTTTAACTTTCGTTCCTTTGATGTTCTTATTATATTTCTTCTTATCAATATTAGAAGAAAGTGGATATATGTCTAGAGTTGCTTTCTTAATGGATAAAATTATGAGAGGACTTGGACTAAATGGAAAATCTTTCGTTCCTATGGTTGTTGGATTTGGTTGTACTGTACCAGCTATTTATGCTACAAGAACACTAGAAGATGAAAATTCTAGAAAACTTACAGCAGCTCTTACTCCATTTATGTCTTGTGGAGCTAGACTTCCAGTATATGGATTATTTACTGCTGCATTCTTTGGTCAAAAAGCTGGACTTATAGTTATGTCATTATATATGTTTGGAATTGTAATGGCTATAATTGTAGGATTATTCTTAAAAAGATTTAAAGAGTTTAAAGGTGAAAATAAAGCTTTACTTATAGAACTTGCTCCTTATCGTATTCCTAGTTTAAAAACTATAATGAAATCTGCTGGTAGAAGAACAGGTGGATATTTGAAAAAAGCTAGTAGTATCATCCTTGGAATTTTAATGCTTCTATGGGCTTTAACATATTTCCCTAACAATGGAAATGCTGAAAAATCTTATATGGCTTCAATTGGAAAAGTTATAGCTCCTGTCTTAAAGCCTACTGGTTTTGCTGATAGATGGGAACCTGTTGCTGCTGTAATTCCTAGTATTGCTGCTAAAGAAGTTGTTGTTGGATTTATGGCTCAAGTTTTAGAACTACCAGAATCTGATGAAGGTGAAGAAGAAGTTACAACTTTCAAAGAAGATTTAATGGAACAAGTTGCAGGACTTGGTGGAGCTGTTGTTGATTCTGTAAAAGGAATATTAAGTTTCAATATCAGTGGATTATTTACAGCCCCTTCTGGAGAGGAAGTTGAAGAAGAGGGACAAGGAGTAGTTGAAGCTACTAGAAATCTATGGACTGATGATTTAGCACCACTTAGAGCATACTCATTTATGATTTTCATTTTAACTGTTGTTCCTTGTGCCGTTACTTTAGGAGCTATTAAACAAGAATTTGGAATAAAATATTTATTAAAATTAACAGCAATGATGTTAATTATTCCATATATTTGTTCTACTCTCGTTTTCCAAATTGGTCGTTTATTTATCTAA
- a CDS encoding TAXI family TRAP transporter solute-binding subunit — translation MNKKNILKLITGTIMLGMLVGCGGEKKEANGDLDRSKHFITVATGPTSGLYYPIGGAFSKVIKDLGYKSSAQATGASVENISLILNGGADLAITMSDSVAQAYDAFGAYEGKEPAKNLRCLMGLYPNYVQLVTTTKTGIKKFTDLKGKRVGVGAPNSGVELNARMMYEAHGMTYADSKIDYLNYGEAIDQMKNGLVDAVFVTSGIPNATIMELGTVAKTVLVPIEGEGFKKLQEKYPFFVAAEIPADIYDTDGPIQTATVRNIMLIREELPEDVVYDITKGIFENIDGIKASHATSEKHISLENSQIGVQIPFHPGAEKYYREKGIIK, via the coding sequence ATGAACAAAAAAAACATTTTAAAACTTATAACAGGAACAATAATGTTAGGAATGCTTGTTGGTTGTGGTGGAGAAAAAAAGGAAGCTAATGGTGATTTGGATAGAAGTAAACATTTTATAACTGTTGCTACTGGTCCAACAAGTGGACTATATTATCCAATAGGTGGAGCTTTTTCTAAAGTTATAAAAGATTTAGGATATAAATCATCTGCACAAGCAACTGGGGCTTCTGTAGAAAATATAAGCCTAATATTAAATGGTGGTGCAGACCTTGCTATTACTATGTCTGACTCTGTTGCTCAAGCTTATGATGCTTTCGGTGCTTATGAAGGTAAAGAACCTGCTAAAAATTTAAGATGTTTAATGGGATTATATCCTAATTATGTTCAATTAGTTACTACTACTAAAACTGGTATTAAGAAATTTACAGATTTAAAAGGTAAAAGAGTTGGAGTTGGAGCACCTAATTCTGGTGTTGAATTAAATGCTAGAATGATGTATGAAGCTCATGGAATGACTTATGCTGATAGTAAAATAGATTATTTAAATTATGGTGAAGCTATTGACCAAATGAAAAATGGTTTAGTTGATGCTGTATTTGTAACAAGCGGAATTCCTAATGCTACTATAATGGAACTAGGTACTGTTGCAAAAACTGTTTTAGTTCCAATTGAAGGTGAAGGATTTAAAAAATTACAAGAAAAATATCCATTCTTCGTAGCTGCTGAAATTCCTGCAGATATTTATGATACAGATGGTCCAATTCAAACTGCAACAGTTAGAAATATTATGTTAATTAGAGAAGAATTACCTGAAGATGTTGTTTATGATATAACTAAAGGAATTTTTGAAAATATAGATGGAATTAAAGCTTCACATGCTACTTCTGAAAAACATATTTCTTTAGAAAATTCTCAAATAGGAGTACAAATTCCTTTCCATCCAGGTGCTGAAAAATACTACAGAGAAAAAGGAATAATTAAATAA
- a CDS encoding DUF1850 domain-containing protein — protein MKKKKLFLGLIIFGILFSLKLYNEKILLIYNIKTNQIYIKEKVKNNDFIEYKWIHSFEHIPWKEMFQIQKDNSLILKEISVAGFGAGIPENKGKVEIQKDGLIHMTNINQKFENIQWINSKTALVYISLNNKILINGYSLPHHELMKLEIRRRLSL, from the coding sequence ATGAAAAAGAAAAAACTGTTTTTGGGATTAATCATTTTTGGAATCCTTTTTTCATTAAAACTTTATAATGAAAAAATTTTATTAATATATAATATAAAAACCAACCAAATTTATATAAAAGAAAAAGTAAAGAATAATGATTTCATTGAATATAAATGGATTCATTCTTTTGAACATATTCCTTGGAAAGAAATGTTTCAAATTCAAAAAGATAATTCACTTATTTTAAAAGAAATTTCTGTTGCTGGATTTGGAGCTGGTATTCCTGAAAATAAAGGAAAAGTAGAAATACAAAAAGATGGTTTAATTCATATGACAAATATTAATCAAAAATTTGAAAATATCCAATGGATTAATTCCAAAACAGCTTTAGTATATATTTCTTTAAATAATAAAATTTTAATAAATGGTTATTCCTTACCTCATCATGAATTAATGAAACTAGAAATTAGAAGGAGGTTATCACTGTGA
- a CDS encoding TRAP transporter permease, translating into MTEKILDEKKQEELIQKFDKETKTRKFDSIILTKSLYWIAIIIALYHFLTSALGYPATHMHRSLHVAMMLSMAFVFYPMRKKSPKRKIPWYDYILIILSLSIAAYIWIDWENFINRMGTPNTTDVILGTLLILLVMEASRRISGWPLVILSILFIIYALVGRSMPSIFMHRGYTWANVVNHCFINTEGIYGTSVSVASSYIFLFILFGSVMNKSGMGQFFNDIALAIAGNSKGGPAKVAVIASGLLGSINGSAVANVVTTGAFTIPLMKKTGYSDEFSGAAVATASVGGQLLPPVMGAAAFIMAETLGVKYSVIIKSAVIPAILYYIGILVQVQLRASKEGFVGIPKENLLKARDVLKVRGHLLIPIIFLLYMLLLSGRTVIFSAFWTIVLTIIVSFFRKETRMTLKDILDAFAEATRSTVSVAIACAIVGIIIGVVSLTGFGLNMADAIIELGHASLFSTLVLTMVTCMILGMGLPSIPAYLITATMAAPALVQLGIKDMAAHLFVFYFAMFANITPPVALASFAAAGISGGNPMKTGLASVKLSLAGFIIPYMFIYNSGLLLLDVSAIGALIVAITSTLGVFLIGISVEGYLFTNLNIIFRVLALVASIMLINANRIQDVIGFVILLFIVGFQYIRNKKLQN; encoded by the coding sequence GTGACAGAAAAAATATTAGATGAAAAAAAGCAAGAAGAATTAATACAAAAATTTGATAAAGAAACAAAAACAAGAAAATTTGATAGTATTATTTTAACAAAATCTCTTTACTGGATTGCAATAATAATAGCTTTATATCATTTTTTGACATCAGCTCTTGGATATCCTGCTACTCATATGCATAGATCTTTACATGTAGCTATGATGCTTTCAATGGCTTTTGTTTTTTATCCTATGAGAAAAAAATCTCCTAAAAGAAAAATCCCATGGTATGATTATATTTTAATTATTTTATCCTTAAGTATAGCAGCATATATTTGGATAGATTGGGAAAATTTTATAAATAGAATGGGAACTCCTAATACTACTGATGTTATTTTAGGTACATTACTTATTCTATTAGTTATGGAAGCTTCTCGAAGAATATCTGGTTGGCCTTTAGTTATACTAAGTATTTTATTTATAATTTATGCATTAGTTGGAAGAAGTATGCCATCTATTTTTATGCACAGAGGATATACTTGGGCAAATGTTGTAAACCATTGCTTCATCAATACAGAAGGAATTTATGGAACCTCTGTAAGTGTTGCTTCAAGCTATATTTTTCTATTTATATTATTTGGTTCTGTTATGAATAAATCTGGAATGGGACAATTCTTTAACGATATTGCTTTAGCTATTGCTGGAAATTCAAAGGGTGGACCTGCAAAAGTTGCTGTTATTGCTAGTGGACTTTTGGGTTCTATAAATGGTTCTGCTGTTGCAAATGTTGTTACTACTGGAGCTTTCACTATTCCTCTTATGAAAAAAACTGGTTATTCTGATGAATTTTCTGGAGCTGCTGTTGCTACTGCTTCTGTTGGAGGTCAATTATTACCACCAGTAATGGGAGCTGCTGCATTTATAATGGCTGAAACTTTAGGAGTTAAATATAGTGTAATTATAAAAAGTGCTGTTATTCCAGCAATATTATATTATATAGGAATTTTAGTTCAAGTACAGCTTAGAGCTTCTAAAGAAGGATTTGTTGGAATTCCTAAAGAAAATCTTTTAAAAGCTAGAGATGTATTAAAAGTTAGAGGACATTTATTAATTCCAATTATATTCTTATTATACATGTTACTTCTAAGTGGAAGAACTGTTATATTCTCTGCTTTCTGGACAATAGTTTTAACAATTATTGTAAGTTTCTTTAGAAAAGAAACTAGAATGACACTTAAAGATATATTAGATGCTTTTGCTGAAGCTACACGTTCAACAGTATCTGTTGCAATAGCTTGTGCAATAGTTGGTATTATAATAGGAGTTGTTAGTTTAACTGGTTTTGGATTAAATATGGCTGATGCTATTATTGAATTAGGACATGCAAGTTTATTTTCTACATTAGTTTTAACAATGGTAACTTGTATGATATTAGGAATGGGACTTCCTAGTATCCCTGCATATTTAATTACAGCAACTATGGCTGCTCCTGCTTTGGTTCAACTTGGAATTAAAGATATGGCTGCTCATCTATTTGTATTCTATTTTGCAATGTTTGCTAATATAACTCCACCTGTTGCTTTAGCTTCATTTGCAGCTGCAGGAATTTCTGGTGGTAATCCTATGAAAACTGGGTTAGCTTCTGTTAAACTTTCTTTAGCAGGATTTATTATTCCATATATGTTTATATATAATTCTGGGTTATTGTTACTAGATGTTTCTGCTATAGGAGCATTAATTGTAGCTATTACTTCTACTTTAGGAGTATTTTTAATAGGTATATCTGTTGAAGGATATTTATTTACTAATTTAAATATTATATTTAGAGTTTTAGCATTAGTTGCTTCAATTATGTTAATTAATGCTAATAGAATTCAAGATGTAATTGGATTTGTTATATTATTATTTATTGTAGGTTTCCAATATATAAGAAATAAAAAATTACAAAATTAA
- a CDS encoding amidohydrolase: MKLFKNGKIYTMDRENRIVDSILVEEGKIVEVGNESELIKKLNGGEIIDLEGKTVIPAFNDSHVHFVNYGYNKKKIPLYSCRSVEDVVKIGKEKFTVYGGWVLGRGWNQDLFIGEKRMPTREDLDKISTEYPICFTRTCGHVAVVNTKALEVCGITKDTKCSGGDVDYEKGTFSENGLYLVYSHIPSPSLEELKTMLVETQEEFFSMGITSVQTDDFETFPDKDFEKIIKAYTELEKEGKLKIKITEQCLFPELEKIKKFKELGYNFGYGSKNFRIGPIKLLLDGSLGGKTAFLQKPYIDNDKNYGIATYTVEEFEKVVTLADSLGYQVAVHAIGDGAIKMCVDAFEKLPDLNNKRHGIVHCQITTNQLMERMQKLNILAYIQPIFLDYDLHIVEDRVGYERSLETYAWNTMRKLNIPMAFGSDSPVDTADVIKALHCAVNRQDISFRPAEKWLPNEALPIVDAIKYYTAGGAFTSFEENLKGNLEVGKLADFIVLSEDIIEINSEDILKVKVDTTVVEGNIVYNRK; encoded by the coding sequence ATGAAATTATTTAAGAATGGTAAAATTTATACAATGGATAGAGAAAATAGAATAGTGGATTCTATTTTAGTAGAAGAGGGGAAAATTGTTGAGGTAGGAAATGAAAGTGAATTAATAAAAAAATTAAATGGTGGGGAAATAATAGATTTAGAGGGAAAAACTGTTATACCTGCTTTTAATGATAGTCATGTTCACTTTGTAAATTATGGATATAATAAGAAAAAAATTCCTTTATATTCTTGTAGAAGTGTAGAAGATGTAGTAAAAATTGGAAAAGAGAAATTTACTGTATATGGTGGTTGGGTATTAGGAAGAGGATGGAACCAAGATTTATTTATTGGCGAAAAAAGAATGCCAACAAGGGAAGATTTAGATAAAATATCAACAGAATATCCAATTTGCTTTACAAGAACTTGTGGACATGTGGCAGTAGTAAATACAAAAGCTTTAGAAGTGTGTGGAATTACTAAAGATACAAAATGTAGTGGTGGAGATGTAGACTATGAAAAAGGGACTTTTAGTGAAAATGGGTTATATTTAGTTTATTCTCATATTCCAAGTCCATCATTAGAAGAATTAAAAACTATGTTAGTGGAAACTCAAGAGGAATTTTTCTCTATGGGAATTACTTCTGTACAAACTGATGACTTTGAAACTTTCCCAGATAAAGATTTTGAAAAAATTATAAAAGCTTATACAGAATTAGAAAAAGAGGGAAAATTAAAAATAAAAATTACAGAACAATGCCTTTTCCCAGAACTTGAAAAAATAAAAAAATTTAAAGAATTAGGTTATAATTTTGGATATGGAAGTAAAAATTTTAGAATAGGACCTATAAAACTTTTATTAGATGGTTCTTTAGGAGGAAAAACAGCATTTTTACAAAAGCCATATATAGATAATGATAAAAATTATGGAATAGCAACTTATACTGTAGAAGAGTTTGAAAAAGTTGTAACTCTAGCTGATTCATTAGGCTATCAAGTTGCTGTCCATGCTATAGGTGATGGAGCTATAAAAATGTGTGTTGATGCTTTTGAAAAGTTACCAGACTTAAATAATAAAAGACATGGAATAGTTCATTGTCAAATTACTACAAATCAATTAATGGAGAGAATGCAAAAATTAAATATTTTAGCATACATTCAACCAATATTCTTAGATTATGATTTACATATTGTAGAAGATAGAGTTGGGTATGAGAGAAGTTTGGAAACTTATGCTTGGAATACTATGAGAAAATTAAATATCCCAATGGCATTTGGTTCAGATTCTCCTGTAGACACAGCTGATGTAATAAAGGCTTTACATTGTGCTGTAAATAGACAAGATATAAGTTTTAGACCAGCAGAAAAATGGTTGCCTAATGAAGCATTACCTATAGTTGATGCTATTAAATATTATACAGCTGGTGGAGCTTTTACATCTTTTGAAGAAAATTTAAAAGGAAATCTTGAGGTAGGAAAGTTAGCTGATTTTATTGTACTTAGTGAGGATATTATAGAAATTAATTCTGAAGATATTTTAAAAGTAAAAGTTGATACAACAGTTGTAGAAGGAAATATAGTTTATAATAGAAAGTAA
- the carB gene encoding carbamoyl-phosphate synthase large subunit, translating to MLDKSIKKTLVIGSGPIIIGQAAEFDYSGTQACETLKKEGIEVVLINSNPATIMTDKAVADRIYIEPITAEFIEKVIAKERPDSILAGMGGQTALNLAVELEEKGILEKYGVRILGTPIQAIKRGEDRELFREAMEKIGEPIIESKIVESLEEGYQVAREIGYPVVVRPAYTLGGTGGGFAHNPKELEEILLKGLSLSRVGQVLIEKSILGWKEIEYEVIRDKNGNTITVCNMENIDPVGIHTGDSIVVAPSQTLSDREYQMLRTSAMKIVNEIGVVGGCNVQFALHPKSFKYAIIEINPRVSRSSALASKATGYPIARVATRLSLGYLLDEVKNEVTEKTFACFEPTLDYIVVKIPKWPFDKFKNAKKTLGTKMMATGEVMAIGNNFEAAFLKGVRSLEIGRYNLEHPAVKKMTMEQLKEAVVKPDDIRIFIVAEMLRRGYIKEKLQKLTGIDKFFMEKIEWLVRQEEILKKMKYGELDYKFLKNLKKKGFSDKGIAELMGVTEHDIEKKRKELGIKPVYKMVDTCAGEFAADSSYYYSTYDEFDEVEVENKRKVIVIGSGPIRIGQGIEFDYCTVHAVKALKKLGIESIIINNNPETVSTDFSTADRLYFEPLILEDVMNIIEKEKPEGVILQFGGQTAIKLANDLARKGIKIIGTSAEKIDEAEDREKFEAMMEELDIKRPKGRAVWDVAHGIEIANEIKYPVLVRPSYVLGGQGMEICHDEYNLVKYLESSFDRDPENPVLIDKYLNGIELEVDAICDGEEVLIPGIMEHLERAGVHSGDSITIYPQQNLYEGTEEKVLEITKKISKALETKGMMNIQFIAYENELYVIEVNPRSSRTVPYISKISGLPVIEIATRVILGESLESIGYGTGIYKKPNLIAVKVPVFSTEKLSEVEVSLGPEMRSTGEVLGVGHTVDEAIYKGLLGGKRVNKVSGRKILLTIRDKDKDEFLPIAKELSELGCQLFATAGTNKYLQEHGIKSEVVRRIGEEEPNILTILMNKKVDLLINTPTKANDAQRDGFKMRRTATEYGVEVLTSIDTLKAVIKMEKKHLEEDKLEVFDISKI from the coding sequence ATGTTAGATAAAAGTATAAAGAAAACATTAGTAATAGGTTCAGGACCAATTATAATAGGACAAGCTGCTGAGTTTGACTATTCAGGAACTCAAGCATGTGAAACATTAAAAAAAGAAGGGATTGAAGTTGTACTTATTAACTCAAACCCAGCTACAATAATGACAGATAAAGCTGTTGCAGATAGAATATATATAGAGCCAATCACAGCTGAATTTATAGAAAAAGTAATTGCAAAAGAAAGACCAGACTCAATTCTTGCTGGAATGGGAGGGCAAACAGCTTTAAACTTAGCTGTTGAATTAGAAGAAAAAGGAATTCTTGAAAAATATGGAGTAAGAATTTTAGGAACACCTATCCAAGCAATAAAAAGAGGAGAAGACAGAGAACTATTTAGAGAAGCAATGGAAAAAATAGGAGAGCCTATCATTGAAAGTAAAATAGTTGAGTCTTTAGAAGAGGGATATCAAGTTGCTAGAGAAATTGGATATCCAGTAGTTGTAAGACCTGCTTATACTTTAGGAGGAACAGGTGGAGGATTTGCTCATAATCCAAAAGAATTAGAGGAAATCTTATTAAAAGGATTAAGTCTTTCAAGAGTTGGACAAGTATTAATAGAAAAATCTATACTTGGATGGAAAGAGATAGAATATGAAGTAATAAGAGATAAAAATGGAAATACAATTACAGTATGTAATATGGAAAATATCGACCCAGTTGGAATACATACAGGAGATTCAATAGTTGTTGCTCCATCTCAAACTTTATCAGATAGAGAATATCAAATGCTTAGAACTTCAGCTATGAAAATAGTAAATGAAATTGGAGTTGTTGGAGGATGTAACGTACAATTTGCTCTTCATCCAAAATCTTTCAAATATGCAATAATTGAAATTAACCCAAGAGTATCTAGATCATCAGCTTTGGCATCAAAAGCTACAGGATATCCAATAGCAAGAGTTGCTACAAGATTATCATTAGGATATTTATTAGATGAGGTAAAAAATGAAGTAACTGAAAAAACTTTTGCTTGTTTTGAACCTACATTAGACTATATAGTTGTAAAAATTCCTAAATGGCCATTTGATAAATTCAAAAATGCTAAGAAAACTTTAGGAACAAAAATGATGGCTACTGGAGAAGTTATGGCAATTGGAAATAACTTTGAAGCAGCTTTCTTAAAAGGTGTTAGATCTCTAGAAATTGGAAGATATAACTTAGAGCATCCAGCTGTTAAGAAAATGACTATGGAACAATTAAAAGAAGCTGTTGTTAAACCAGATGACATTAGAATTTTCATAGTTGCTGAAATGTTAAGAAGAGGATATATAAAAGAAAAATTACAAAAATTAACAGGAATAGACAAATTCTTCATGGAAAAAATCGAATGGCTTGTAAGACAAGAAGAGATTTTAAAGAAAATGAAATATGGAGAATTAGATTATAAATTCTTGAAAAACTTAAAGAAAAAAGGATTCTCAGATAAGGGAATTGCTGAATTAATGGGTGTTACAGAACACGACATTGAAAAGAAAAGAAAAGAATTAGGAATTAAACCAGTTTATAAAATGGTTGATACTTGTGCAGGAGAGTTTGCTGCAGATTCATCTTACTATTATTCAACTTATGATGAGTTTGATGAAGTAGAAGTAGAAAACAAAAGAAAAGTTATAGTTATAGGTTCAGGACCAATAAGAATTGGACAAGGAATAGAATTTGACTATTGTACAGTTCATGCTGTAAAAGCTTTAAAGAAATTAGGAATTGAAAGTATAATTATTAACAATAACCCAGAAACAGTTTCAACAGACTTCTCTACAGCTGATAGATTATATTTTGAACCATTAATATTAGAAGATGTTATGAATATAATTGAAAAAGAAAAACCAGAAGGAGTTATACTTCAATTTGGAGGACAAACTGCTATAAAATTAGCTAATGACCTTGCTAGAAAAGGAATAAAAATCATAGGAACTTCAGCTGAAAAAATAGACGAAGCTGAAGACAGAGAAAAATTTGAAGCTATGATGGAAGAATTAGATATAAAAAGACCAAAAGGAAGAGCAGTTTGGGATGTAGCTCATGGAATTGAAATAGCTAATGAAATTAAATATCCAGTACTTGTAAGACCTTCTTATGTATTAGGAGGACAAGGAATGGAAATTTGTCATGATGAATACAACTTAGTAAAATACTTAGAGTCATCTTTTGATAGAGACCCTGAAAATCCAGTATTAATAGATAAATACTTAAATGGTATTGAATTAGAAGTAGACGCAATCTGTGATGGAGAGGAAGTATTAATTCCTGGAATTATGGAACACTTAGAGAGAGCTGGAGTTCACTCTGGAGACTCTATCACAATCTATCCTCAACAAAACTTATATGAAGGAACAGAAGAAAAAGTATTAGAAATCACTAAGAAAATTTCAAAAGCTTTAGAAACTAAAGGGATGATGAATATCCAATTTATAGCATATGAAAATGAATTATATGTTATAGAAGTTAACCCAAGATCATCAAGAACAGTTCCATACATTTCTAAAATTTCTGGATTACCTGTTATAGAAATAGCTACAAGAGTAATTTTAGGAGAAAGCTTAGAAAGTATAGGATATGGAACAGGAATTTATAAAAAACCTAACTTAATTGCTGTAAAAGTACCAGTATTCTCTACAGAAAAATTATCAGAAGTAGAAGTATCATTAGGACCTGAAATGAGATCAACAGGAGAAGTTTTAGGAGTTGGACATACCGTAGATGAAGCAATTTATAAAGGATTATTAGGTGGAAAAAGAGTTAATAAAGTTTCAGGAAGAAAGATTTTATTAACAATAAGAGATAAAGATAAAGATGAGTTCTTACCTATTGCTAAAGAGTTATCTGAACTTGGTTGTCAATTATTTGCAACAGCTGGAACTAATAAATATTTACAAGAGCATGGAATTAAATCAGAAGTTGTAAGAAGAATAGGAGAAGAAGAGCCAAATATCTTAACTATCCTTATGAATAAGAAAGTTGATTTATTAATCAACACTCCAACTAAAGCAAATGATGCTCAAAGAGATGGATTTAAAATGAGAAGAACAGCTACAGAATACGGTGTAGAAGTATTAACTTCTATTGATACATTAAAAGCTGTTATAAAAATGGAGAAAAAACATCTTGAAGAAGATAAATTAGAAGTGTTTGATATTTCTAAAATTTAG